A stretch of Sinorhizobium meliloti DNA encodes these proteins:
- a CDS encoding LysR family transcriptional regulator, with amino-acid sequence MQVDLIETFLDLMETRSFNRTAERLNITQSTVSHRVKALETQFSRKLFTRNKGGTLPTAAGLRFLDYAKALQNQWHEATRAVASAGALERSMRLGIQHDLAETIAGRWVAAIRRDLPTTEIYMEADYSNQMNRDLAAGELDLAILYTPHFLPDLHYERIGELHYVLVTTDAPEMAGVKPETYIRSSYSPAFDRAHRLALPHLSGASLAAGQNMAVTDLLRTLGGAAYVTQATADRLSDRVAVVADAPVIPQTVYAATSLRTRHAHQHRKIIGAMEGLLVGL; translated from the coding sequence ATGCAGGTGGACCTGATCGAAACCTTTCTTGACCTGATGGAAACGCGCAGCTTCAACCGGACGGCCGAGCGGCTCAACATCACGCAATCCACGGTTTCCCATAGGGTGAAGGCCCTGGAGACGCAGTTCAGCCGCAAGCTCTTCACCCGCAACAAGGGCGGAACCCTTCCGACCGCCGCGGGACTGCGCTTTCTGGATTATGCGAAAGCCTTGCAGAATCAGTGGCATGAAGCGACCCGTGCAGTAGCGAGTGCCGGCGCTCTGGAACGTTCGATGCGGCTCGGAATTCAGCACGACCTGGCCGAGACCATTGCCGGCCGCTGGGTGGCTGCGATCCGCCGCGATCTGCCGACCACCGAGATCTATATGGAGGCGGATTATTCGAACCAGATGAACCGCGATCTCGCCGCCGGGGAGCTCGATCTCGCGATCCTCTACACACCGCATTTCCTGCCCGACCTTCACTATGAACGGATCGGTGAACTGCATTACGTGCTGGTCACCACCGATGCTCCTGAGATGGCCGGGGTGAAGCCCGAAACCTATATCCGTTCGAGTTACTCGCCGGCCTTCGACCGGGCGCACCGCCTGGCACTTCCGCACCTTTCGGGCGCTTCGCTTGCCGCCGGCCAGAACATGGCCGTCACGGACCTGTTGCGCACGCTCGGCGGCGCCGCTTACGTGACGCAGGCGACAGCCGATCGGCTCTCCGACCGCGTTGCCGTCGTGGCCGACGCGCCGGTCATCCCTCAGACCGTCTATGCGGCAACGAGTCTCCGCACCCGCCATGCCCATCAGCACCGCAAGATCATCGGCGCAATGGAGGGACTATTGGTCGGTCTGTAG
- a CDS encoding GcvT family protein, which yields MTKPIPAKARVVIIGGGVSGCSVAYHLAKLGWTDVVLLERKQLTCGTTWHAAGLIGQLRASQNMTRLAKYSADLYVKLEAETGIATGMRQNGSITVALTEERKEEIYRQASLARAFNVDVREVTPDEVKELYPHLNVSDVKAAVHLPLDGQCDPANIAMALAKGARQNGATIVEGVKVTSVLKKDGRITGVTCEQNGESFTIETENVVNCAGMWGRELARQSGVTVPLHACEHFYIVTEAIPGLSRLPVLRVPDECTYYKEDAGKMLIGAFELKAKPWGMEGIREDFCFDQLPEDFDHFAPILEMAVNRMPMLETAGIHTFFNGPESFTPDDRYYLGEAPELKGYWVAAGYNSIGIVSSGGAGMSLAQWMNDGEPPFDLWEVDIRRAQPFQKNRSYLKERVSETLGLLYADHFPYRQIATARGVRRSPIHEQLKARGAVFGEVAGWERANWFARDGQEREYRYSWKRQNWFENQREEHLAVRSGVGLFDMTSFGKIRVEGRDAQAFLQRLCANEMNVDPGRVVYTQMLNARGGIESDLTVTRLSQTAFFLVVPGATLQRDLAWLRKHVRDEFVVITDVTAAESVLCVMGPRARELMQKVSPNDFSNEAHPFATAREIEIGMGLARAHRVTYVGELGWELYVSTDQAAHVFETLELAGADVGLKLCGLHTLDSCRIEKAFRHFGHDITDEDHVLEAGLGFAVKPGKGEFIGREAVLAKRDNGLSRRLVQFRLSDPEPLLFHNEAIVRDGEIVGTITSGNYGHHLGGAIGLGYVACKGESDADVLASAYEIEIAGTRVKAEASLKPMYDPKAERVRA from the coding sequence ATGACGAAGCCCATTCCCGCAAAAGCGCGTGTCGTCATCATCGGCGGTGGCGTTTCCGGCTGCTCGGTCGCCTATCACCTGGCGAAGCTCGGCTGGACCGATGTGGTCCTGCTCGAGCGCAAGCAGTTGACCTGCGGCACGACATGGCATGCGGCCGGTTTGATCGGCCAGCTGCGCGCGTCGCAGAACATGACACGGCTCGCGAAATACTCGGCCGATCTTTACGTGAAGCTCGAGGCGGAAACCGGCATCGCCACCGGCATGCGCCAGAACGGCTCGATCACCGTCGCACTGACGGAAGAGCGCAAGGAAGAGATCTACCGGCAGGCCTCGCTGGCGCGCGCCTTCAACGTCGATGTACGCGAGGTCACGCCCGACGAGGTCAAGGAGCTTTACCCACACCTCAACGTTTCCGACGTGAAGGCGGCGGTCCACCTGCCGCTCGACGGCCAGTGTGATCCGGCCAACATCGCCATGGCGCTTGCCAAGGGTGCGCGGCAGAACGGCGCGACGATCGTCGAGGGCGTGAAAGTCACCTCGGTCCTGAAGAAGGACGGCCGAATAACCGGCGTCACCTGCGAGCAGAACGGCGAGAGCTTCACGATCGAGACGGAGAATGTCGTCAACTGCGCCGGCATGTGGGGCAGGGAGCTTGCCCGGCAATCCGGCGTCACCGTGCCGCTGCACGCCTGCGAGCACTTCTATATCGTCACCGAGGCGATACCTGGTCTCAGCCGCCTGCCGGTGCTGCGCGTGCCCGACGAGTGCACCTACTACAAGGAAGATGCCGGCAAGATGCTGATCGGCGCCTTCGAGCTCAAGGCGAAGCCGTGGGGCATGGAAGGCATCCGCGAGGATTTCTGTTTCGACCAGCTGCCGGAGGACTTCGACCATTTCGCCCCGATCCTCGAAATGGCCGTCAACCGCATGCCGATGCTGGAGACGGCCGGCATCCACACCTTCTTCAACGGCCCGGAAAGCTTCACGCCCGACGACCGTTACTATCTGGGCGAGGCGCCGGAACTCAAGGGCTACTGGGTGGCAGCCGGCTACAATTCGATCGGGATCGTCTCCTCGGGAGGCGCCGGCATGTCGCTGGCGCAGTGGATGAACGACGGCGAGCCGCCCTTCGATCTCTGGGAGGTCGATATCCGCCGGGCGCAGCCCTTCCAGAAGAACCGTTCCTACCTGAAGGAACGGGTCAGCGAAACGCTGGGTCTGCTTTACGCCGATCATTTTCCCTATCGCCAGATTGCGACCGCCCGCGGCGTTCGCCGCTCGCCGATCCACGAACAACTGAAGGCGCGCGGAGCCGTTTTCGGTGAGGTCGCCGGATGGGAGCGGGCAAACTGGTTCGCAAGGGACGGCCAGGAGCGCGAATACCGCTATTCGTGGAAACGGCAGAACTGGTTCGAAAACCAGCGGGAAGAGCATCTCGCCGTCCGCAGCGGGGTTGGCCTTTTCGACATGACCTCCTTCGGCAAGATCCGCGTCGAAGGCCGCGATGCGCAGGCTTTCCTGCAGCGGCTTTGCGCCAATGAGATGAATGTCGACCCCGGCCGTGTTGTCTACACCCAGATGCTGAACGCCCGCGGCGGCATCGAGAGCGACCTGACCGTCACGCGGCTTTCGCAGACCGCCTTCTTCCTCGTCGTGCCGGGGGCCACGCTGCAGCGCGATCTTGCCTGGCTGCGAAAACATGTGCGCGACGAGTTCGTGGTGATCACCGACGTCACCGCTGCTGAAAGCGTGCTCTGCGTCATGGGGCCAAGGGCACGCGAGCTCATGCAGAAGGTGAGCCCGAACGATTTCTCCAACGAGGCGCACCCCTTCGCCACCGCCCGCGAGATCGAGATCGGGATGGGCCTCGCCCGCGCCCACCGCGTCACCTATGTCGGCGAACTCGGGTGGGAGCTTTACGTCTCCACCGACCAGGCGGCGCATGTGTTCGAGACGCTGGAACTGGCGGGGGCCGATGTCGGGCTGAAGCTCTGTGGACTTCATACGCTCGATAGCTGCCGGATCGAGAAAGCCTTCCGGCATTTCGGCCACGATATCACCGACGAGGATCATGTGCTCGAAGCGGGGCTAGGCTTTGCGGTGAAGCCCGGAAAAGGCGAGTTCATCGGACGTGAGGCGGTGCTTGCAAAGCGCGACAACGGACTTTCGCGCCGGCTGGTGCAGTTCCGGCTTTCCGATCCGGAGCCGTTGCTCTTCCACAACGAAGCGATCGTGCGCGACGGAGAGATCGTCGGCACGATCACCTCGGGCAATTACGGCCACCATCTCGGGGGTGCGATAGGGCTCGGCTATGTGGCGTGCAAGGGTGAAAGCGACGCCGATGTGCTGGCTTCGGCCTACGAGATCGAAATCGCCGGAACGCGGGTCAAGGCCGAGGCTTCGCTGAAGCCGATGTACGACCCGAAGGCGGAGCGGGTGCGGGCCTGA
- a CDS encoding ABC transporter substrate-binding protein has product MSRLLLCRRSLVRVLAFLAIAFSPLVALAQAQWPMTVTDAVGRQVTIPAPPKAVLLGTGFNLVALSLIHPDPVSLLAGWSGDMKADNPEIYESYLRKFPKLADVPLIDDGSGPGLSFETILTLKADLAVLANWQADTEAGRRAMEYLESTGVPVIVVDFNNEVLKNTPDNMRLLGKVFEREEQAEDFARFYEERLARIRERVAGSSEPGPKVLMEAFPAPDRCCWAYGVGGLGEFIAITGSRNIAEGALPRPGGMMNAEAVMAENPDVYIATSSPGGKYSGFSIGPGVTAEEAETTLTESVDKPVMASIAAVRNGRVHGLWNFFNAVPLNIVAAEAFASWLRPDLFPDVDPAATLAEINRRFAAVPFEGSYWISLKK; this is encoded by the coding sequence TTGTCTCGTCTGCTGCTCTGCCGCCGAAGCCTCGTTCGCGTCCTTGCCTTCCTGGCGATCGCCTTCTCGCCGCTCGTCGCTCTGGCGCAGGCACAATGGCCGATGACGGTCACCGATGCCGTCGGACGACAGGTTACGATCCCCGCACCGCCCAAAGCGGTACTGCTCGGCACGGGCTTCAATCTCGTGGCCCTTTCGCTCATTCATCCGGACCCGGTAAGCCTTCTCGCCGGCTGGTCCGGCGACATGAAGGCCGACAATCCCGAGATATACGAGAGCTATCTGCGCAAGTTCCCGAAGCTCGCCGATGTGCCGCTGATCGACGACGGAAGCGGCCCCGGGCTCTCCTTCGAGACCATCCTGACGCTCAAGGCCGATCTTGCCGTCCTCGCCAACTGGCAGGCGGACACCGAGGCGGGCCGGCGCGCGATGGAATATCTCGAAAGCACCGGCGTGCCGGTCATCGTCGTCGACTTCAACAACGAGGTGCTCAAGAACACGCCGGACAACATGCGTCTCCTCGGCAAGGTCTTCGAGAGAGAAGAACAGGCGGAAGACTTCGCCCGCTTCTACGAGGAGCGTCTTGCCCGGATCCGCGAGCGCGTTGCCGGGAGTTCCGAGCCGGGGCCGAAAGTTCTCATGGAAGCTTTCCCGGCGCCCGACCGTTGCTGCTGGGCCTATGGGGTCGGCGGCCTCGGCGAGTTCATCGCCATCACCGGCAGCCGCAACATCGCCGAGGGCGCATTGCCGCGTCCGGGCGGCATGATGAACGCGGAAGCGGTGATGGCCGAGAATCCGGATGTCTATATCGCCACCTCGTCGCCCGGCGGCAAATACAGCGGCTTTTCGATCGGCCCCGGCGTCACGGCGGAAGAGGCGGAAACGACCCTGACCGAATCCGTGGACAAGCCGGTGATGGCGAGCATAGCCGCCGTTCGCAACGGGCGTGTCCACGGCCTCTGGAATTTTTTCAACGCCGTTCCGCTGAACATCGTCGCGGCGGAGGCCTTCGCCTCGTGGCTGCGCCCCGATCTCTTCCCCGATGTCGATCCCGCCGCCACGCTCGCCGAGATCAACCGGCGTTTCGCGGCGGTACCTTTCGAAGGTTCCTATTGGATAAGCTTGAAGAAATGA
- a CDS encoding alpha/beta hydrolase yields the protein MEHVQQTDLPRPVYRHISTFLRSFSTSGLLVGILFFAVSLTPSLIPRPYLIQAVISGFSLAAGYAAGVSLRWLWSFFELPEPTVRRARTLKIAAAIVSIAAAAVFLWQAAHWQNTVRHIMGLEPIESAEPVKLGLIAVLMFIALVLLARLFRLTFRVLSRWLQYFLTRPIANALGGLVALALFWSAANGVIFKFALRAADSSFQQLDALMDPEIAPPADLARTGSGASLVHWDELGRQGRQFIASGPTGADIGAFFGAAAPDPVRVYVGLNSAETARERAKLALEELKRAGGFERKSLIVVVPTGTGWIDPEALDTVEYLLHGDVASVAVQYSYLTSWLSLLVEPGYGADAADALFDAVYGYWTTLPRDRRPKLYLHGLSLGAMNSQGSVDLFDVISDPFQGALWSGPPFPSALWRSVTADRVAGSSAWLPRYRDSSAIRFTSQENALDIPGAHWGAMRIVYLQYASDPVTFFDPHSFYREPDWMKPPRGPDVSPALNWFPVVTGLQLLADMALATTSPMGYGHVYAPEHYIDAWMAVTDPQGITAEDVTRLKARFSVR from the coding sequence ATGGAACACGTTCAGCAGACGGACCTGCCAAGACCGGTGTACCGTCACATCTCCACCTTCCTGCGTTCGTTTTCCACAAGCGGCCTCCTCGTCGGCATTCTGTTCTTTGCAGTTTCGCTGACGCCAAGTCTGATACCCAGGCCCTATCTCATTCAGGCCGTGATCTCCGGATTTTCTCTTGCGGCCGGCTACGCGGCCGGTGTGTCTCTGCGCTGGCTCTGGTCCTTCTTCGAACTCCCCGAGCCGACGGTGCGGCGCGCGCGAACATTGAAGATCGCCGCTGCGATCGTCTCGATAGCGGCTGCGGCCGTATTCCTGTGGCAGGCGGCGCATTGGCAAAACACGGTTCGGCACATCATGGGCCTTGAGCCCATCGAGAGCGCCGAGCCGGTCAAGCTCGGTCTGATAGCCGTGCTCATGTTCATCGCCCTGGTCCTCCTGGCGCGGCTGTTCCGGCTGACCTTTCGCGTGCTTTCCCGATGGCTGCAATATTTCCTCACGCGGCCGATCGCCAATGCTCTCGGCGGGCTGGTGGCGCTCGCGCTGTTCTGGTCCGCTGCGAACGGCGTGATCTTCAAGTTCGCGCTTCGTGCCGCAGACAGTTCTTTCCAGCAACTCGATGCGCTTATGGATCCCGAGATCGCACCGCCTGCCGACCTCGCCAGGACGGGGAGCGGCGCGTCGCTCGTGCACTGGGACGAGCTTGGGCGCCAGGGGCGGCAGTTCATCGCGTCCGGACCGACCGGCGCTGACATCGGCGCCTTCTTCGGGGCTGCAGCCCCTGATCCCGTGCGTGTCTATGTCGGACTGAATTCCGCCGAGACCGCGCGGGAGCGGGCGAAGCTGGCGCTGGAGGAGCTGAAGCGTGCCGGGGGCTTCGAGCGCAAGTCACTGATTGTCGTCGTGCCGACCGGCACCGGCTGGATCGACCCCGAGGCGCTCGACACGGTCGAATATCTGCTTCACGGCGACGTCGCGAGCGTGGCCGTGCAATATTCCTATCTCACCAGCTGGCTCTCCCTGCTGGTCGAGCCGGGCTACGGCGCCGACGCGGCCGACGCCCTCTTCGACGCGGTCTATGGCTACTGGACGACGCTGCCCAGGGATCGTCGGCCCAAGCTCTACCTGCACGGCCTGAGTCTTGGCGCGATGAATTCGCAAGGATCGGTCGATCTCTTCGACGTCATCAGCGATCCCTTCCAGGGCGCGCTCTGGAGCGGACCGCCGTTTCCGAGCGCGCTCTGGCGTTCGGTGACGGCCGACCGCGTCGCCGGCTCGAGCGCCTGGCTTCCGCGCTATCGCGACAGCTCCGCCATCCGCTTCACCAGCCAGGAGAATGCGCTCGACATTCCCGGTGCGCATTGGGGCGCGATGCGGATCGTCTATCTGCAATATGCCAGCGATCCGGTGACCTTTTTCGATCCCCATTCCTTCTACCGGGAGCCGGACTGGATGAAGCCCCCGCGGGGGCCGGACGTTTCGCCGGCGCTGAACTGGTTTCCCGTGGTCACGGGGCTGCAGCTGCTTGCCGACATGGCATTGGCGACGACCTCGCCGATGGGCTACGGCCATGTCTACGCACCGGAACATTACATCGACGCCTGGATGGCGGTCACCGATCCGCAGGGGATTACGGCCGAGGATGTCACGCGGTTGAAGGCGCGATTCTCCGTGCGGTAG
- a CDS encoding GcvT family protein has product MSNLPSHARVVIIGGGAVGASSLYHLAKAGWTDCVLLEKNELTAGSTWHAAGNVPTFSSSWSIMNMQRYSASLYRDLGALVDYPMNYHVTGSIRLGHSKERLQEFKRVVGMGRYQGMDLDILTPGEMRSRYPFLETHDLTGALYDPYDGDIDPAQLTQALAKGARDMGAKIIRFCPVTGARRERDEWVVETAQGEIRCEYVVNAAGYYAREVGKMFGRDVPMMVMSHQYILFDEIPELAAWSKEVGHKLPLLRDVDSSYYLRQEKYGMNLGPYEKNCRAHWATPDDPMPEDFSFQLFPDDLERLEWYLNDAVERVPILGTAGLSRVINGPIPYAPDGNPLIGPMPGVPNAFEACVFTFGICQAGGAGKVLAEWVTEGRTEWDMWSCDPRRYTDYTDQDYCIAKGMEIYGHEYAMHFPKHYWPAGRGRKLSPIHDRIAALGAQFKPYNGWERAMWYAKPGDDTSEAATQTWGREGPWAKRIEEECLAVRDAAGILDLPGFSRFRLKGEGAREWLSGLITGRVPKPGRIGLAYFADDKGRILTEMSVMAIEEDFFFLITAATAQWHDFEWLRKHRPADAAFTLDDVTVKFACQILTGPKSRAILAEVSDADLAKGWLTHQTAQIAGRYCQLVRVSFAGELGWEIHTKVEDTAAVFDAVWDAGQKHGLKPFGMEALDSLRIEKGYRAWKGDLSTDYTVLQGGLERFVDWAKPDFKGKAALEREKQQGVAKRFVTLTVEAGDCDAPYMSTLWSGGEVVGETTSGNWGYRTGKSIALGMLRADLAVPGQEVEVEIFGDRFKAIVQPDQPLWDPSNERLKA; this is encoded by the coding sequence ATGTCGAATTTGCCGTCTCACGCGCGCGTCGTGATCATTGGTGGGGGAGCCGTCGGTGCCTCCTCGCTGTACCATCTTGCCAAGGCCGGTTGGACCGACTGCGTGCTTCTTGAAAAGAACGAGCTCACGGCCGGCTCCACCTGGCATGCGGCCGGCAACGTGCCGACCTTCTCCTCATCCTGGTCGATCATGAACATGCAGCGCTATTCGGCCTCGCTCTATCGCGACCTGGGTGCGCTCGTCGATTACCCGATGAACTATCATGTGACGGGCTCCATCCGCCTCGGCCATTCGAAGGAGCGGCTGCAGGAGTTCAAGCGCGTCGTCGGCATGGGCCGCTACCAGGGCATGGACCTCGATATCCTGACGCCCGGGGAAATGCGCAGCCGCTATCCCTTCCTCGAAACGCATGACCTGACGGGCGCGCTTTACGATCCCTATGACGGCGACATCGATCCGGCGCAGCTGACCCAGGCGCTCGCCAAGGGCGCGCGCGACATGGGCGCGAAGATCATCCGCTTCTGTCCCGTGACCGGTGCCCGGCGCGAAAGGGATGAATGGGTGGTCGAGACGGCGCAGGGCGAAATCCGCTGCGAATATGTCGTCAACGCCGCTGGCTACTACGCCCGCGAGGTCGGGAAGATGTTCGGCCGCGACGTGCCGATGATGGTGATGAGTCATCAGTACATTCTTTTCGACGAGATCCCGGAGCTTGCCGCCTGGTCGAAGGAGGTTGGGCACAAGCTGCCGCTCCTTCGCGATGTCGACTCCTCCTATTATCTCCGGCAGGAGAAATACGGCATGAATCTCGGGCCATACGAGAAGAACTGCCGCGCTCATTGGGCAACACCGGATGACCCGATGCCGGAGGACTTCTCCTTCCAGCTCTTCCCGGACGATCTCGAAAGGCTGGAATGGTATCTGAACGATGCGGTCGAGCGCGTGCCGATCCTGGGAACGGCAGGTCTTTCGCGCGTCATCAACGGACCGATCCCCTATGCGCCGGACGGCAATCCGCTGATCGGGCCCATGCCCGGCGTGCCGAACGCCTTCGAAGCCTGCGTCTTTACCTTTGGCATCTGTCAGGCCGGCGGGGCGGGCAAGGTGCTCGCCGAATGGGTGACCGAGGGCCGGACCGAATGGGACATGTGGTCCTGCGACCCGCGCCGCTACACGGACTATACCGACCAGGACTATTGCATCGCCAAGGGCATGGAGATCTACGGCCACGAATATGCAATGCATTTCCCGAAGCACTACTGGCCTGCCGGGCGCGGCAGGAAGCTCTCGCCGATCCATGATCGCATTGCGGCGCTCGGCGCTCAGTTCAAGCCCTATAACGGCTGGGAACGCGCCATGTGGTACGCGAAACCGGGCGACGACACGTCAGAGGCTGCGACGCAGACCTGGGGAAGGGAAGGCCCTTGGGCGAAGCGGATCGAGGAGGAGTGTCTCGCCGTGCGCGATGCTGCAGGCATTCTCGACCTGCCGGGCTTCTCGCGCTTCCGGCTGAAAGGCGAGGGCGCGCGCGAGTGGCTCTCCGGCCTCATCACCGGCCGCGTACCGAAGCCCGGCCGCATCGGGCTGGCCTATTTCGCCGACGACAAGGGCCGCATCCTCACCGAAATGTCCGTCATGGCGATCGAGGAGGATTTCTTCTTCCTGATCACCGCGGCGACGGCGCAGTGGCATGATTTCGAGTGGCTGCGGAAGCATCGCCCGGCGGACGCCGCCTTCACGCTTGACGACGTGACGGTGAAATTCGCCTGCCAGATCCTGACGGGGCCGAAATCGCGCGCGATCCTGGCCGAGGTCTCGGATGCCGACCTTGCGAAGGGGTGGCTGACGCATCAGACGGCGCAGATCGCCGGCCGCTATTGCCAGCTTGTGCGGGTCTCCTTCGCCGGCGAACTCGGCTGGGAGATCCACACGAAAGTGGAGGATACCGCCGCGGTCTTCGATGCCGTCTGGGACGCCGGGCAGAAGCACGGCCTCAAGCCCTTCGGCATGGAGGCGCTCGACAGTCTGCGCATCGAGAAGGGCTACCGCGCCTGGAAGGGCGATCTTTCCACCGATTACACGGTTTTGCAGGGCGGGCTCGAACGCTTCGTCGACTGGGCGAAGCCGGATTTCAAGGGCAAGGCGGCGCTGGAGCGTGAGAAGCAGCAGGGCGTCGCGAAGCGCTTCGTGACGCTGACGGTCGAGGCCGGCGACTGCGACGCGCCCTACATGTCGACGCTCTGGTCGGGCGGCGAGGTCGTCGGCGAGACCACGTCCGGAAACTGGGGCTACCGTACCGGCAAGTCGATCGCACTCGGCATGCTGCGCGCCGATCTGGCCGTTCCCGGCCAGGAGGTCGAGGTGGAGATTTTCGGCGACCGCTTCAAGGCTATCGTCCAGCCGGACCAGCCGCTCTGGGATCCCTCGAATGAAAGACTGAAGGCATGA
- a CDS encoding trimethylamine methyltransferase family protein → MAEECAVAGSRRSGGRAARVALRSSPLAENIRPVRPGLSGGQYKPLTEANVRRIHEAALDALEQIGLANAPQSGVEIMTGAGAILGEDGRLRFPRALVEDMLAIAARDITLYARDPKQDLELSGTRVYYGTAGAAVHVVDVEKREYRESTAKDLLNAAQLVHHLDNVHFFQRAMVCRDVSDNFLMDINTLYACCAGTTKHVGTSFSDPSHVEGCFDLIHMIAGGEDKWRARPFVSNSNCFVVPPMKFAEESCITMEKCIRGGMPVLLLSAGQAGATAPAPLATAIVQAVAECLAGVVYVNALSPGHPAVFGTWPFVSDLRTGAMSGGSGEQALLTAGCAQMHQFYRLPGGAAAGIADAKLPDMQAGWEQAISNVMAGLSGLNMVYEAVGMHASLLGFCLESLVLGDDLLGQVQRCIRGIDVTEDSVSLETMRSVCLDGPGHYLGHPQTLGLMQTEYIYPAVADRTSPKEWVEIGRPDLVARAIERKNRILADAAPSLIATEVDRAIRERFGIYC, encoded by the coding sequence ATGGCTGAGGAATGCGCAGTTGCGGGTTCGAGACGGTCCGGCGGACGGGCGGCGCGCGTTGCGCTTCGTTCGTCGCCGCTTGCCGAAAACATCCGCCCCGTCCGTCCGGGCCTTTCCGGCGGACAGTACAAGCCGCTGACGGAGGCCAACGTCAGACGGATTCACGAGGCGGCGCTCGATGCGCTGGAACAGATCGGCCTTGCCAACGCGCCGCAATCCGGCGTCGAGATCATGACCGGCGCCGGGGCCATCCTCGGCGAGGATGGACGACTCCGCTTCCCGCGTGCACTGGTCGAGGACATGCTGGCCATCGCCGCGCGCGACATCACCCTTTACGCGCGTGATCCGAAACAGGATCTCGAACTCAGCGGCACGCGCGTCTATTACGGTACGGCCGGCGCGGCGGTGCACGTGGTCGACGTCGAGAAGCGCGAATACCGCGAATCGACCGCCAAGGACCTCCTGAATGCGGCGCAGCTCGTCCATCACCTGGACAATGTCCATTTCTTCCAGCGAGCCATGGTCTGCCGGGACGTTTCCGACAATTTCCTGATGGACATCAACACGCTCTATGCCTGCTGCGCCGGAACGACGAAGCATGTCGGGACGAGCTTCTCCGATCCCTCGCATGTGGAGGGCTGCTTCGATCTCATCCACATGATCGCGGGCGGCGAGGACAAGTGGCGGGCGCGGCCCTTCGTTTCGAACTCGAACTGCTTCGTCGTGCCGCCGATGAAATTCGCCGAGGAAAGCTGCATCACCATGGAGAAGTGCATCCGTGGCGGCATGCCCGTCCTGCTGCTATCCGCCGGACAGGCGGGGGCGACTGCCCCGGCGCCGCTCGCGACCGCCATCGTGCAGGCGGTTGCCGAGTGCCTTGCAGGCGTCGTCTACGTCAATGCGCTTTCGCCCGGCCATCCAGCCGTCTTCGGCACCTGGCCGTTCGTCTCCGATCTGAGGACCGGCGCCATGTCCGGCGGCTCCGGCGAACAGGCATTGCTGACGGCCGGCTGCGCGCAGATGCACCAATTCTATCGCCTGCCTGGCGGCGCCGCCGCCGGCATCGCGGATGCGAAGCTTCCCGACATGCAGGCCGGCTGGGAACAGGCGATCTCCAACGTGATGGCTGGGCTCTCTGGGCTCAACATGGTGTACGAGGCGGTCGGCATGCATGCATCGCTCCTCGGCTTCTGCCTGGAGTCGCTGGTGCTCGGAGACGACTTGCTGGGCCAGGTGCAGCGCTGCATCCGCGGCATCGATGTCACCGAGGATTCGGTTTCGCTCGAAACCATGCGTTCGGTCTGCCTCGACGGCCCCGGCCACTATCTCGGCCATCCGCAGACGCTCGGCCTGATGCAGACGGAATATATCTATCCGGCGGTCGCCGACCGTACGAGCCCGAAGGAATGGGTCGAGATCGGCCGGCCGGATCTCGTCGCCCGCGCCATCGAGAGGAAGAACCGCATCCTCGCCGATGCCGCTCCGTCGCTGATCGCGACGGAGGTCGACCGGGCGATACGGGAGCGGTTCGGGATCTATTGCTGA
- the fhuF gene encoding siderophore-iron reductase FhuF → MAVIDEPKGLSAAFAGPHAWCNEKMMLSENLSDGIPLSDFFASGAFDRTLSHYAGASGGTDRRAVASMWSLYYFSALTIPYVVARVLDHQALPADFDQMTVALSDDGLPRAFGVATAGQWRDDDGRDIFALIGSLMDEHLAKVVPHLKAVGGISPRLAWNNAAVYIDYALRTAGTDPMSDQADAMVGRRLMPNGAPNPFFDCLRQEEEDGTRVCRRKICCLRYLLPGIPSCGSLCALPSQRKQ, encoded by the coding sequence ATGGCGGTAATCGACGAGCCGAAAGGTCTGTCGGCGGCCTTTGCGGGACCGCATGCCTGGTGCAACGAGAAGATGATGCTGTCGGAGAATCTTTCCGACGGCATTCCGCTGTCCGACTTCTTCGCCTCCGGCGCCTTCGACCGGACGCTCTCGCACTATGCCGGGGCCTCCGGCGGCACGGACCGCCGCGCCGTGGCCTCCATGTGGTCGCTCTATTATTTCTCCGCCCTGACCATCCCCTATGTCGTCGCCCGGGTGCTGGACCACCAGGCGCTGCCGGCGGATTTCGACCAGATGACGGTGGCGCTCTCCGACGACGGGCTGCCGCGCGCCTTCGGGGTCGCGACTGCAGGTCAGTGGCGCGACGATGACGGGCGTGACATCTTCGCCCTGATCGGCTCGCTCATGGACGAGCACCTTGCCAAAGTAGTGCCGCATCTCAAGGCGGTTGGCGGCATATCGCCCAGGCTCGCCTGGAACAATGCCGCCGTTTACATCGATTATGCGCTTCGAACCGCCGGGACCGACCCCATGAGCGACCAGGCCGATGCGATGGTCGGTCGCCGGCTGATGCCCAACGGCGCTCCCAATCCTTTCTTCGACTGTCTGCGCCAGGAGGAAGAGGACGGGACGCGCGTCTGCCGGCGCAAGATCTGCTGCCTGAGATATCTCCTCCCGGGCATCCCGAGCTGCGGCAGCCTCTGCGCCCTTCCAAGCCAAAGGAAACAATAG